In Mugil cephalus isolate CIBA_MC_2020 chromosome 11, CIBA_Mcephalus_1.1, whole genome shotgun sequence, the genomic window AAATCAGGACGAGATCCACAACCATCAGGCCCATGTTCTTggacctggtctctgtggacctggtctctggtctctgtggacctgGTCTCTAACATTTCTAAGAACATGTAAAGGAACCATGACGActccaaagacaaaaaagaaacttaagagtttttttttttttttttttttgacagattaAAACTGGACctgatgtttcatttaaagtttaaatctgatgtttttgtttcctccattAAACCTTTAACAGTAAGAACGAGGTTGTTGGTGTGTGAAGCTCTGGAACCGATGCTTTGCTCATGGACACCGTGTCTGCAGCTACAGAGAAGCTAAAGAGAGTCAATAAAAGCTGCAGAGTGCTCTGGTTCTTCTCCGGTTCTGGTTCTTCTCCGGTTCTGGTTCTTCTCCGGTTCTGGTTCTTCTCCGGTTCTGGTCTTGAATCTGAACGTTAACAAACAGGTTCCTGATGAACAcgtgaaataaaagtaaacgaATGAAATGAAGAcgtgtcagtgttgttttctggTCTCACCAGCAGGAGGCGCCAACGCACagaatttatttccattttttctgaTTTATCAGCTCCAACAAGTGGGCGGGGTCTGGGGAGGGATGGGCGGGGCTAAGGCAGGGGGTGTAGTGAGTGGGCGTGGCCTGGTGCTGCAGGATAAAAGCTGCTGAGAGGCTCcaggattcttcttcttcttcttctttttgtcctggttatttttctttgatGAGTTTTCATGATGTTTGACTTCGTGATGAACACGACCAGAGCCGAGGACTGGACCGAGGTCAGTTACTtcacttcatttacattttagatgtgatatttatctttaaatcattatttcttACAtctgtgtgttgctgttttattggtgtagtattataattattactaGTTTTATTATTGATGTGCTCCACTGGTTGGTCTGAAGCTTGAATGacaatttaaatgaaagttaTTATAAATGTGAAGCAACAGGAACAAGattcattaaatatattaacatgTTAATAATCTGTCATTTCTAATATTTCCTTTAATTATTCTACTTAAAGTCATTTTAGCCAGATTTATTGAAcattaagacagaaaacactgtgaCATAGTAGCAgacttcagtgtgtttttatttgtttgcatgaattcaaaaataataatatttaatttcattagaaTTTATGGTTTGTTACATTTTCTCCTGAAAGTGTTTGATGTTTGGTTGGTGAACGACTCTGAGCCGACGATGACgaagggtttttattttctgacgtTGGTTCAGTGAATGTTAGAgaggatctggatctggatctggatctggatctggatctatGACCTTTAGTTTCAGGAAACGACTGAAACTGGATCTGAAGACGTTTCAGTGATGAGAGTTTTTTATCTGCAGGTTTATGAGGTCGTTCAGTGGATCCAGCTGGTGATGGGTCTCCTCAGGTCAggcctcttcctcatcttcatctttatctttaatatttattaagtttttcacatttctcttcACTTCTTCATCACGACTCTAAACGTCCTCGTCCtccaacattttcctcattGATCCGTCCTTGTGTAGAACGTCCCGTATGTTCTAGTGGTTCCTGGTTTCCATCCTAGTGAATGGGAGCGAGATCCTTTAATATCTAATAACTGAGTCTGACTAAAAGTATTTGAACAAATCAACatctaaatgtctttatttgaaacaacaaacagaaccCGACCAACAATGTGGAACACGAATCTGAGACGAATCTGAGACGAATCTGAGCCTCTGTCCCAGATCAGAGAGAAGCTCCTCCAGACTCAACCAGGTTgtgatgtgatgagactcaggtcctggtttagtttaaaaatgtttggaGTCGTCATATTTCATGCAGAAACATAGGAAAGTGTGACGACGCTGAAACATTCCAGCGACTCTGAGTCTCTGCAGCACGTTTCATTTCTGCCTCATTTCTCCGGTGGGAACGAGGTGAAAGTTCCCAGCGTTCAGACAATAGGAGCCGGAGAGAAGATCCAGTCAGCGTGAAATCGTTTTAAAAAGCAGCGCGACGTTAGATGTTAGATGATGATATTAGATGTTAGATGATGTTAAATGATGTTAGATGTTAGATGATGTTAGATGTTAGATGATGTTTAATGTTAGATGATGTTAGATGACCTTTGTTGACCTTTGTTGACTGACCGTCTCTgctgaagctgcttcctgtgaTGAATGACTCTCTGAATCTCTCTGCAGCGTTCTGGGCTCCAGCTCCATCATCATCTGCCTCATGATGCAGAGACTCAGCCGGAAACCAGAGGTCAGTCATGGAGCCTTGGACGTGTCGatgattagtagcaacattgatttagatggttttagtttttttgtttgttgttgtgatattataattatatttgtGTCACATTTGTGTTTCTCATCCTCTTGAATcttggatgtttgtgtttccagctgcagcctctgttCCTGCTCAGCGTGGCCGACCTCCTCCTGGCCGCCTGCTGGTTGACTGGAGTCGTGCTCTACTCTCAGCACTGCAGCAGCCTGAGCACATACTGCTACAACATGCACATCGTGGAGCAGGTAACAGCATCAGCACAGCATCCACCAGCATCCACCAGCATCCACCTACATCCACCAGCATCCACCAGCATCCACCAGCCTCCATCAGCATCCAGCAGCTTCCACCAGCATCCACCAGCATCCACCAGCATCCACCAGCATCCAGCAGCTTCCACCAACACCTACATCCATCAGCATCCACCAGCATCCACCAGCATCCACCAGCATCCACCAACACCTACATCCATCAGCATCCACCTACATCCATCAGCATCCACCAGCATCCACCAGCATCCACCAGCATCCACCTACATCCACCAGCATCCACCAGCATCCACCAGCATCCAGCAGCATCCACCAGCATCCAGCAGCTTCCACCAACACCTACATCCATCAGCATCCACCAACACCTACATCCACCAACATCCACCAACATCCACCAGCATCCACCTGCATCCACCTACATCCACCTACATCCACCTACATCCACCAACATCCACCTGCATCCACCTGCATCCACCTACATCCACCTGCATCCACCTGCATCCACCAACATCCACCAACATCCACCTACATCCACCAGCATCCACCAATATCCACCAACATCCACTAACATCCACCAGCATCCACCAGCATCCACCAGCATCCACCAACATCAACATCCACCAACATCCACCTACATCCACCTACATCCACCAGCATCCACCTACAGTTCACAGGACTCCTCACCACAGTCCAGAGGAGGTGTGGAGGAGAATCTCCCACCCATGAGAAAACAATGAGAAGAGGTAGACTGGCACTTCTAGAGTTTTCAGGACACAAACATGATGGTTGGGTTTTTTGAGGGAAAGTTTGCATCTTTTTTCATTGGTGACATTTGGAGCCTGTGATGTGACAAACATTTCCTCAAAACAAACCGCCGCCGTGTCGTCATGACGACTGGAAAACCTCAACTTCCTCCTCCAACTGTAACTGAGAAAAGTAAATGAAGGGCCTCAATCTGCCTGTGGAGCAGTTAAACCTGGTCTAAAGAAATCCAGACAGAGCTTCTGGTCTCTGCTCAGATCCTTCATCAGGGTCCaggtttcagtttgaaataaacagaacTGATTAAAAGAGTTTAACTCCTTCTGAACATTCAACTCGACCTGAGGCCGAGAATCAGACTCAGGTGTTTGTTCAATATCGGTACATTTAGTACTTTACGATATCATCATTATGGGAAGTCAACTGGGAActgtgaccatagactgtaaataagcGTTaattgacgctatagaaacaggatgtgacatgatggcGACCACTGGTTGCCATGACACTCACCGGTTGTCTGTGAGAGTttagaaaaagacatttttaaaaataggttCCGTGTATAATCCAACGTGTCCTGTTAGCTGgcggaggtggagcagagcgtaggattcattaaaggaaaactgttttgttttttacataaaCTAAACTCAAAAAAAGGGTTAGTGTGGATAAACAGCTGACTGCTCTGGTCCTCGGCCCTGATGGTGAACTGGGTCACCGTAgacccgtccccgtccccgtccccgtccccgtcctcAGACCAAACACATTCCTGACCTACATGTATTGTTGTGGAGAGGCTGCGGGTTGAAGCTGACGTTCACGTCTGACTGGCTGCGTTTCAGATTCTCTTCATGGCCTCCTTCTTCTACACTCTCAACTACGTGTGGGACCTTTACATCGGCTTCAGAGAGAAGTTCTACAGCTGCCTCAGTGGACACTCTGTCCAGGTACAGGGGGACGCTCTGAATGGGGACGCTCTGAATGGGGACGCTCTGAATGGGGACGCTCTGATGTCTCCATCATGTctcttttcttgtgtttgttgaAGTTTGTCTCCTGACTGTAAATCCATCCTCCTCTTTACAACATCTCTGTAAAAGAATTAGTTTGATATTTTCCCGTGTGCAGAGTAAATATTCAGCCTTagccattagcttagcttagcttagcttagcataaagactggaagtCCAAACATCCAGCTCCGATAAAACTCATGAGATATTTTTTCATTGTAGATTTCCAACAGAGTGAGAACTCCAGCTAAAATCATCTCTGTGCTCTCATGGTgagttcagctcctcctcctcctccacctgatAAACACTCATCCAGGGATACTgactctgctcctcctcctcttttcagTCTGGTTCCTGTGCTCCTCATGACTCCTGTCTTCATCCAAGGAAACATCAGCCAGTGTCAAACCAACTTCAGTCAGCCCTACAGGTGAGGAGGTCACGAGATCTGAGCTTCCTGTCTAAAAGTATGAAGTGATCTAATTggtcctcctgctcctcctcctcttcctcctcctcctccccctcctcttcctcctcctcctcttcctcccaggTGTCTCCTGATGCACACCGGATCCTTGTTCCTGACCTCAGACCATGTGACCAGACCCTGCAGTGTCCTTCACATCTACCACGTCATCGTCTTCCTCACCACCTTTATGTTCACATTCGTCGGCATCACAGTAAGTCGACATTTAATGATCTGAGATGAAAACCACAAGAGATGAGacgtgttttaaaaaaatcagctgTTGGTTAAAACAAGGCCGTGTGACTGTTCCTCTTTATTTAATGGGATGTGTGTGAACCCGTCTCCAGGTTCTCGTGGTTAAATCTCGGCGTATCTACAGACGGGTGGTGACGTCCAGCGGTTACCTGGGCAACGAGCAGCGGGCCTCGTTCCGTCTCATGGACCGGAGGATGCTCCTGTATCCTCTGGTCTTCGTCCTGTGCTGGGGTCCAGGTCTGAGCCTTCATCTCCGGTGGTAGAGCAGCGCAGGGAAGAAGCAGCAGATCTGACGCcgtctgtttctctgttctttcctcAGCCGTGTCGCTGGCGTTACTCAGGGTGGTGAAGCCGTCGGAGGCTCAGGGCCGAGCCAGCGTCGTCCTCTACATCTCACAGGTCAGTCTGGGTCACATGGATCATACTCAGTAAAAACCTCTGGGTCACATTCCTCAAGATTCTCAGAGCAAAGAGCTGCTCCTAGTGGACAAACACAATGAAGCTAGAACCCTGAGGTTGTTCCTAGAGGGAGGTagagatgaaaggttcctaaagaaggttctgcagtgagatgtgctgagagcagggaggagaactttaagaggcttagagaggagaactatttatttctcttcagtctcatagatcagattctaggattcagtctgtggatgtgactccGTTCTATGGATCAATGACATGATCCTTTAGGCTCAGCTAGGAGCTAaaccagaggacctggacctggacctggacctggacctggacctggacctggacctggaccaggaccaggacctggacctggagcagGACcaagacctggaccaggacctggaggaggaggggttctGGTTTAGTGGAGTTAAACGGTGGTTTGAACGTCACAACCGACCGGCAGAAATCTGACCTCGTGTTTTAATAAAGTTCCCACCGGTTGAACAGTGATGAGGTGTCTCCAGGTTTAAAGCACATaagaagtttttattgtgattgtCTGGTGAAAATACAGTTTGGCTGCTTTTTGGTTCAGAAGCAAGAAAATATAAACCACAGCAACATGAAGATGAAAA contains:
- the tmem116 gene encoding transmembrane protein 116, which produces MMFDFVMNTTRAEDWTEVYEVVQWIQLVMGLLSVLGSSSIIICLMMQRLSRKPELQPLFLLSVADLLLAACWLTGVVLYSQHCSSLSTYCYNMHIVEQILFMASFFYTLNYVWDLYIGFREKFYSCLSGHSVQISNRVRTPAKIISVLSCLVPVLLMTPVFIQGNISQCQTNFSQPYRCLLMHTGSLFLTSDHVTRPCSVLHIYHVIVFLTTFMFTFVGITVLVVKSRRIYRRVVTSSGYLGNEQRASFRLMDRRMLLYPLVFVLCWGPAVSLALLRVVKPSEAQGRASVVLYISQALTSASQGFLNCLVYGWTRVHLSSLRAGGTAASSRDVDTQTPLLRSQKKRSYQTLRSLS